The genomic DNA GTCTGTTGATTCTTCCACATCGCAAGCCATAGTTGGTTGTCTTGTGCTACCACGGTGTCGATTCCTTTTGTTGCAATCAATACATTGTTCGATTGTCGGCATCAATGTTGATGCTGGGTGAAGGGTTAAATTGAATCGAAATACCGCCAAATGCTTGGCTTGGAGATAAGTCGTTGCGCTGCTGCTTAAGAAAATCAACAAGGCTAGCGTTTACTCTATCAACAATCGTACCAGTTACTTGCTACTGACGTCGGTAATCTGCATTAGCAGGCTGCTTTAGCCTGGCGATTGTTTTAAAGTGGCCTAAAGACCAGAGGTTTAAGCGCGTTTGGCAGTTGGGGCAGTTGGGGCAGTAAATAGGATTAATGATGAGTATTCATTTAAGAAAAGCGACGAGCAGTGATGCTGCGGCAATTAGTCAGTTGATTTTATCGCTAACGGAAAAATACGTGTGTCCGAGTTTCGCTGAGTCTGCACGTCATATCCTACTCACTTCAATGTCTGCAGAAAATGTAGGCGCTTATTTGTCCGGCAATTACTTTTATATTGTTGCAGCCACTGCTGATGAAGACATCGTTGGGGTGGCTGGTATTCGTGACTATTCACATCTGTACCACCTATTTGTTGACGATAGTTATCAGGGCCAAGGCTTGTCTCGTAGGTTGTGGGAAGCGGTTAAGGCCGAAGCTTTAACCAATGGGAATCCGGGGCGTTTTACGGTTAATTCGGCGGTGAATGCTGAGCATGTTTATGAACATTTTGGCTTCCAACGTATCGACGGCATTAGACAGCAAAACGGTATAATTGATGTTCCAATGGTATTGGAAATAGCTAGCTAACAAATCTGCAACGGGGAGCAAACTCGCCGAGCCATTTGTTTTTACTTTGTGCTTAATTAACGGGTTGTATAGGGGCGTTTGTTTCTTGTTGTTGGTAAATGGCGCTGGTGATGTTCTGCACCAGTCTAGCTGTGTTAGTATCTTATTTTTTAGTTGGTATCGCATATGAATCACTCCCACTTCCAAGGAAAATATGAAGTAGAGCTTAAATACCGCTTACCCTCAAAAGCACAGTTCTTGAATACACTAAGTGGTATCCCTCATGAAGTTATGCTTCAAGATAATAGCGAAAGCGATTGGTATTTTGATCGGCCCAATCGCTCGTTAGAAGCTGATAATATAAGTATCTGTATTCGTAAGATGGAGCCTTCAGGCATCAAGTTATGGATTGTAAAGGGGCCTGAACCAGAGCGGTGTGAAGCCACCGATATCAAAGATGTCTCAAATGCCAAGAGCATGCTAAAAACCATGGGTTTTGAAGTGGTGCTAAAAGCGCATAAAACGCGCAGCATTTACTTTGTTGGAGAGTTTCATATCACGGTGGACTCCTTAGAAGGTATCGGTGATTTTGCCGAATTTGCCATCATGACGGACGACGAAGCGAAGTTATCAATTTATAAGTCGCAAATAGAAGCCTTAGCGCTGCAATTTGGTCTAAGCAAAGACGCACTGCAAACTAAATCTTACAAGCAAATGTTTATGGAAAAAGGCGTTTAATATACGACTTGGTTATCAGTCGCTAAATTTTAGCTAGGTTCCCTATTCAACAAGGCGAATGTTTGTAGCTAAACGACATTACGCAACTTGACTGGCATAAGGATATGCAACGTGGATACTCAGGAGCAACAATGGATATTTTGAAACTATCCGAAAGGCTTATGTCAATGGATGAAAGTTCATGGCAACGACATTCGAATCCTTTGAGCGTTTATTCCCGCTTTTCAATCTTGCCTTTGTTTACCATCGCCTTGGCCACAAGAGAGCTATTAGGATGGTGGACTTTGGCGGCACTAATGCTAGTGAGCTTATGGACGTGGTTAAATCCAAGGCTATTTGCTGCGCCCAAAACCACTAATAACTGGGCATCGATGGGCACTTTTGGTGAGCGCGTCTACCTGCATTACAAGAATGAAGGTCTTATTCCTGAACATCATTTGCGAGCCTGTAAAAAGATAGTCTTGCTACAGATAGTGGGTTTACCGTTTTGGTTTTATAGTCTGTATGCAATGGACTTTGCCTTAATGATTCTGAGTACAGCTTGGTTAATGTTTACTAAGACTTGGTTCGTCGATCGAATGGTATGGCTGTATCAAGACGTAAAAGATCTCAAGCCTGCCTTTCAGTCGTGGCTGAAGTCTTAAGGCAATCAAGAAAACGCTAGCCAGTTCTACCGGTTTGGCGTCTCCCATAAACTCACATTATGAGAAGGATTAATACTCATGATTACTTGTTATGTCAGGTATGTCATCGATCCTAAAAAGATTAAAGAATTCGAAGAATATGCGAAAATGTGGATCCCGCTGGTGGCTAAGTTTGGCGGTCAACACAATGGTTACTTTCTCCCTTCCGAGGGGGCAAACAATATTGCTTTAGCACTATTCACCTTCGAAAGTTGAAGTAACTCGCTACGCTCAAACAGACTTCAACTTATCTCCCTTGTTCACTTACGCTACTCGGCGAAGATGAAGGGATTGAAAAGCGCAATCTTGACTGTCGAGGGTGTGAAACGTTCTTGCCTATTTTTATAACTTGATGAATTTACGAGTTTTGTTGTGATGCCATTAAATTTACCGCGCCAAAATCTGGCGCGGTAAATCTATTCTCGCTTTGTCTTTTGTCAATAAGCGCTGTGAAACTTCGATTTTTGCTGGTAAGTTATTGTCATTATTAATTAATTTTACTTGGAATGAGTTTTACCTAGGTAAAAATGGCTGGGGTTTAATGAGAAGCCCGGGTAATTCACTGTTAGTATTCAAAAGGAGTATCGAGTGAATCAAAAGTTGTTGATCATTGTTGTTTCGGTAATTTTGGTACTACCGATGGCTGCATATACCTTTCAATTTGGGTTTGGTCTGTGGCAATCCCCTTCGGAGTGGTCTGACTTAGGTGGATATATTGGAGGCGTTTATACTCCGATACTTGCACTGCTTACTTTGACCGTATTGTGCGTCCAAATTTATCTTCAAGTTTTACAACATCGGCAACATCTTGTCAGTTTGCAAGAAAAAGAGTTAAGTGATTATTTGACTCAGTTAAATTATGAACTGGATAAAAAGATTGAAGGTGAACTTACATTGCGTCAATTCTTGCTTAGCCTATTAAACGAGAAAAATGTGGATGATATATCACAGATGGATCTCAGTTTAATTTGGGGACTTAACCAAAGTCACCATAAACTTTACTCTATGTGGAGCGGAGTAAGAGCTAGCCTAAAATATATAGAAAATCACTCAAAAATTAAGAATTATGAATCTACTCATTATGTTGTACAAAAAAATAAAATTATTGCATACATGAGCCCGCAAGTTTGTAGTTCACTTGATAAATTTAATTACGCAATGCTTTTTTCTCTTCAGCAAATCAATGGAACGAGAATTGATGAAATGGCAGTGCAGTATGAGTTTTGGCAAGATAAGTCGCTAGCTTGAATACTAGCAAACGCTTTAAGACGGATTCGCAACGTTCGGCGGTTTTGGTTTGATTTGGCTTGGCTTTTGTTTTTACGGTGTAATAATTGAGTGTCGTGGTAGTGTTGCTCACCACTTAAGCGGGCGTTACCAAATAGTGCTTTTACACTACGTAACTTATGCCTCAAAGCGAGTTAGCTAAACTCTTCGTATCCGTCTTTACCCCAATCTCTACTTATTTGTGATGGGCATCCGAGAAATGGAGTGTAGTTTCAAAGTAGCGGAAAGCATTTCAATGAAACTGAAATCTACACACAACTGCTTGATTTCATATTAAACCTTGCGTCATGCGCTATGCTGTATATACTAACAGTGTGCTGTATAAACTTACAGGTAGACTATGAAGCCCTTAACACCTCGCCAGACAGAAGTTTTTGAATTAATTCGTCGCAACATTGCTGAAACCGGCATGCCGCCAACTCGTGCAGAAATTGCTAAAGAGTTGGGCTTTCGCTCGGCTAATGCCGCTGAAGAGCACTTGCGTGCCTTAGCTAAAAAAGGGGCGATTGAGATGATCCCCGGCGCGTCTCGTGGCATTCGTATTAGCGAGCAATACTTGCCGGAAGGGGCTAATCAAGAGCCTAGCCCAGTGGAAGAAGAGAGCGGCCTGCCCTTAATTGGTCAGGTGGCGGCGGGTGAGCCAATTTTAGCCCAGCAACATGTCGAGTCGCACTACGCGGTAGACGCCAACCTGTTTCACCCCCATGCCGATTACCTACTACGGGTACAGGGCATGAGTATGAAAGACATTGGCATTATGGACGGTGACTTACTGGCTGTGCATAAAACTAATACCGCTCTAAACGGGCAAGTGGTTGTAGCGCGTTTAGACGATGACGTTACCGTGAAGCGCTTTGAGCGTAAGGGTAAAATGGTTTATCTGCATCCCGAGAACGAAGAACTGTCGACTATTGAGGTCGATCTTGAGTATCAGAGCATGGATATTGAAGGTTTGGCGGTGGGCATTATCCGCACGGCAGACTGGATGTAAGTCCTTTTTTCAAATAGTTCCCTCCCATTTTAAGCCCAAATCCTTTGATTTGGGCTTTTGTCGTTAACATCACATCTTTCACCTTAAACAACAAAATTAACAACAATATATTTACAAATCCTTAACTTAACGCTTAATTTATATAC from Agarivorans gilvus includes the following:
- a CDS encoding GNAT family N-acetyltransferase, which codes for MMSIHLRKATSSDAAAISQLILSLTEKYVCPSFAESARHILLTSMSAENVGAYLSGNYFYIVAATADEDIVGVAGIRDYSHLYHLFVDDSYQGQGLSRRLWEAVKAEALTNGNPGRFTVNSAVNAEHVYEHFGFQRIDGIRQQNGIIDVPMVLEIAS
- the cyaB gene encoding class IV adenylate cyclase; protein product: MNHSHFQGKYEVELKYRLPSKAQFLNTLSGIPHEVMLQDNSESDWYFDRPNRSLEADNISICIRKMEPSGIKLWIVKGPEPERCEATDIKDVSNAKSMLKTMGFEVVLKAHKTRSIYFVGEFHITVDSLEGIGDFAEFAIMTDDEAKLSIYKSQIEALALQFGLSKDALQTKSYKQMFMEKGV
- a CDS encoding DUF6653 family protein — encoded protein: MDESSWQRHSNPLSVYSRFSILPLFTIALATRELLGWWTLAALMLVSLWTWLNPRLFAAPKTTNNWASMGTFGERVYLHYKNEGLIPEHHLRACKKIVLLQIVGLPFWFYSLYAMDFALMILSTAWLMFTKTWFVDRMVWLYQDVKDLKPAFQSWLKS
- the lexA gene encoding transcriptional repressor LexA, encoding MKPLTPRQTEVFELIRRNIAETGMPPTRAEIAKELGFRSANAAEEHLRALAKKGAIEMIPGASRGIRISEQYLPEGANQEPSPVEEESGLPLIGQVAAGEPILAQQHVESHYAVDANLFHPHADYLLRVQGMSMKDIGIMDGDLLAVHKTNTALNGQVVVARLDDDVTVKRFERKGKMVYLHPENEELSTIEVDLEYQSMDIEGLAVGIIRTADWM